The Oscillospiraceae bacterium genome contains the following window.
AAGCTGAAAATATATCGGCTGTGCATCGACATGACGCGGAAGCAGGTTGCGGACAAGCTCGGGCTCTGCGTATCAACGATCGCGATGTATGAGCAGGGCGCGCGGCGTCCGCCGGACCATATCAAGCTGAAATATGCGGAGCTCTTCCGGTCGACGGTTCAAGATTTATTTTATGAATGAAGAAAGGGGAGACCATCAATGACAATCTATCAAATCAACGAGGCAATTTTCAACCTTATGGACTCGGAGACCGGCGAAATCAAGGACGCGGAAGCACTCGACGAATTGCAAATGGAGCGCGATCTGAAAATCGAAAATATCGCGCTGTGGATCAAGGAATTGAGCGCGACCGAAGACGCCATAGCAAACGAGATACACAATTTACAGGCGCGTAAGGCAACGGCGGCAAATCAAAAGGACAAGCTCAAAGGACTGCTTATGTATGCACTGGGCGGCGACAAATTTAAAACGCCTCGCGTCATGATCTACTACGGCAATTCGCAGTCGACGGAGATTGAAAACCCGGTACTTTTTAGAGAGTGGGCGGAAAAGAACGGGCGCGATGACTTGCTCACATACAAAGAACCGGCGCCGGCACTCACGGCAATCGCGAAAGCAATCGCAGACGGTCAAGACATCCCATACGCAACGATCAAAGGGAACACGCACATTGTAATCAAATGAAAGCGCGGATAAATTCGCTGACGTATGACCGGGACGGAAATCCGATCATAACGGTAACGGTAGTTGAGAACAAAACCGCTGTCGAGAAGACAATCGACCAGCTGGATGGGAAAGACATCAACGTGGAATTCAAGCAATATCACAAGATGCGGACGCGCGATGCGAACTCCTATGCGTGGGTGCTAATCGGCAAAATCGCAGAAGCGGTCAACGCTTCACCAGCCGACGTTTATCAACAAATGATTCGAGATATCGGCGGGAATTATGAAGTGGTCGCGGTTCGCAACGATGCGCTGGCTCAATGGCGATATGCGTGGACGTCAAAGGGTGTCGGGTGGATGATTGACATTGTCAACGCAAACAGAACAGATGGATATACCGATGTTATGTGCTCTTATGGATCATCCGCCTACAATTCGAGACAAATGGCGGCGCTGATAGACCGCATAATCGACGAAGCAAAAGAATACGGGATTGAAACGCTTACGCCATTTGAAATCGAAAAAATAAATAAATTATGGGAGTGTAGTAAAAATGTCAGAAGTATTTGAAAAGCTCGGGAACGATTTGGATAATCGCTCCGTCGGAATGATTTATCAAAAAATCATCGACGTTATGCGGGACTGCACGGCAATCGGAAAAGACAGAAAATCCGGGCAGGGGTATATGTTTCGCGGCGTTGACGCAGTAATGAACGAGTTAAACCCTCTATTTAAGA
Protein-coding sequences here:
- a CDS encoding helix-turn-helix transcriptional regulator — encoded protein: MQDNITIGRKLKIYRLCIDMTRKQVADKLGLCVSTIAMYEQGARRPPDHIKLKYAELFRSTVQDLFYE
- a CDS encoding siphovirus Gp157 family protein; the encoded protein is MTIYQINEAIFNLMDSETGEIKDAEALDELQMERDLKIENIALWIKELSATEDAIANEIHNLQARKATAANQKDKLKGLLMYALGGDKFKTPRVMIYYGNSQSTEIENPVLFREWAEKNGRDDLLTYKEPAPALTAIAKAIADGQDIPYATIKGNTHIVIK